The following DNA comes from Deltaproteobacteria bacterium.
GCATCATCCTCTTTTAAAGTCAGAATCTTCCGATCAAGGTCTCCCTGAACCCGATGCAGGTCCTTTGTCGTCGCACACCCTAGTGTGAATGTGAAACAGACAAGTAAAAGCAAGGGTATACTTTTTTTCAATCGCTGCACCTCCCGTGTCCTGGATCCAAGGGCCTCTCCTTACCATAACTTATCGTTTTTATCCTTTTCCCATCAATCCCGAGTTCAACAAAATATTTCATGGCCTCCTTAGCACGTCTTTCCCCGAGGGCAAGGTTATATTCGGTTGTCCCCCTTTCATCACAGTGCCCTTCAATGAGCACATTATAATTTTTATTTTGGGTGAGTTTATCCGCATGCTGTTTAAGAGTTTCCCTGGCTTCGGGTATGAGATTGAATTTATCAAAATCAAATGTAATATCTTTAAATGCACCTTCTTCTTTTGCTACAGTGGCCTTTTCTCTTGTGGCCTCTCCCTCAAAAGCTGCCTTTTCTTCTGCTTCTTTTACAGTAACTGCCTTAACCTCCTTTGAAGCAGTTTCTTCCTTTTTCACAACATCTTTGCCGGCTGTCTTCACTGCAGCTTTTTCTTCAGTCGTAACCGCCTGCCCCTTTACTACCGACTTTTTTGCGCACCCAGTCATAACCATAATCGAAAAACACAGGACCAACCCGACCATCCCTATTATTGCGAAATTCTTCCTCATTATGTTCCCTCCTCTTTTTATTGGGTTAAATTGGGTTATTTATATAATCCGAGACCTTCTAAAGCACAATCCACTTTAAAGGTCAACCATAAAAATTCTAAAATTCACGATTATAACTTCAGAACGATTGGTTACATTGCTGTATATCAGTCATATTAGAAACTCTCGTAATTAAAGAAAGGATATCTCCAATAAAAAGTTAATAATTTTCAGGATGATAGCCCCTTAACGCATTTCCGGCGACATTTTTTACAGTAAGGGTCATTTTATTCGAGGAGACCAAGAGGGACTGATACAACCGTTGACATTTTCATACAATATTCTTATATTTAAGCCATTCGTATTCATTATGCAAATTCTACTCTTGCCGTTTCCCTTTGAACTAAAAACTAAATATCTACCCTCTGGAGACCAGGAAGGGGATTCATGATCTACATTATCAAAGGTAAGCTGCAAGGGATTGCTGCCGTCCTCATCGATAGAAAATATCTGGAAACGGCCGTTTACCAACCCTTCATACGCGATTCTATTTCCCTTCGGCGACCATGATGGAGATGTATTATAATTTCCGTTATAAGTAATTCTTCTCATATTGTTTCCGTCGGTATCCATTAAATATATTTGTGGCGAACCTGAACGATTTGAAACGAAGGCAATTTTTCGATTATCAGGTGACCAGGCAGGGGAAACGTCAATAGCAAAATTATTCGTTAGACGTTTAAGATGTCTGTAATCGAGATCCATCATATAAAGATTTTCATAGCCGTCCTTGCTCAGGGTTAGCAACAGTTTCTTGCCATCCCGCGACCAGGAGCCAGCCAGATTGATCCCTTCGTAATTTGAGATTTTTTCAGCCGTTGCGGTACCGTTTATGGCTTTTATATAGAGATCGGGATTCCCATCTTTATAAGATGTAAATGAAATATATTTTCTGTCAGGTGACCAGCGGGGCGAAAGAGCTAAGGACTTGTAGTTGGTAATTCTGGTAAGATCGGTTCCATCGAAGTTTATTGTATAGATATCTGAATTTTGACCCTTTTTCAGTACAAACGCGATCTTTGTACTAAATACACCTTCATCCCCTGTCAGGGCAGAGAGAATTTCACCGGCAAACGTCCGCACCATCTCGTTCCTATCCTCAATTTTTCCCGTGTATCGCTTGGCGGTAATAACTTCTCCCTTTATAACGTCGAAAAGATAACATTCTGTAACCAGATCCCTGCCGTTGCCGTTGTAAAGGAAAGTCCCCTTTACCAAATATTCTGCACCGATGGCAGTCCAGTCGGCAAACCTGATACTTTCAGCCGTCAAACCTGTCTGCGCTTGATCTTCGAGAAAAGCCTTTTTACTGATTATGGTAAAGAACCCTGTCATCCCAAGATAT
Coding sequences within:
- a CDS encoding OmpA family protein, whose translation is MRKNFAIIGMVGLVLCFSIMVMTGCAKKSVVKGQAVTTEEKAAVKTAGKDVVKKEETASKEVKAVTVKEAEEKAAFEGEATREKATVAKEEGAFKDITFDFDKFNLIPEARETLKQHADKLTQNKNYNVLIEGHCDERGTTEYNLALGERRAKEAMKYFVELGIDGKRIKTISYGKERPLDPGHGRCSD
- the tolB gene encoding Tol-Pal system beta propeller repeat protein TolB, giving the protein MLLILCEAHSAVGKVYIDIDSPAFQKFPIAITDFKKMSVENYQGDLSSWFSDTLAKYLGMTGFFTIISKKAFLEDQAQTGLTAESIRFADWTAIGAEYLVKGTFLYNGNGRDLVTECYLFDVIKGEVITAKRYTGKIEDRNEMVRTFAGEILSALTGDEGVFSTKIAFVLKKGQNSDIYTINFDGTDLTRITNYKSLALSPRWSPDRKYISFTSYKDGNPDLYIKAINGTATAEKISNYEGINLAGSWSRDGKKLLLTLSKDGYENLYMMDLDYRHLKRLTNNFAIDVSPAWSPDNRKIAFVSNRSGSPQIYLMDTDGNNMRRITYNGNYNTSPSWSPKGNRIAYEGLVNGRFQIFSIDEDGSNPLQLTFDNVDHESPSWSPEGRYLVFSSKGNGKSRICIMNTNGLNIRILYENVNGCISPSWSPRIK